In Planctomycetia bacterium, one DNA window encodes the following:
- a CDS encoding zf-HC2 domain-containing protein has product MNCQTARESLGAYLDGELPSPVRLAVSAHLSGCPICTAELESLRGVATALANPPVVPVPERLWGEIERKLDHAAEKSPARSIPFATSRRFAIAASVFLALGLGAVWILWTGEVASTAKASTLDFGALLDSISVDPTAAFDKFLDQYQARHVSSAEAKRTASQLNFEIPEMLPGGFRLEKAYTLRFGDEPGAAARYTKNGEFLGAIFHRPVQREHFGTHKDYGCVIGQHRGHAVAVGDWKLVHLTDATTCHCVLSKLDEKSELPLVLSKIAPDSLSQPLSEEHPHDHEP; this is encoded by the coding sequence ATGAACTGCCAAACGGCCAGAGAATCATTGGGTGCGTACCTGGACGGCGAGTTGCCTTCGCCAGTCCGTCTTGCGGTTAGCGCCCACTTGTCTGGATGTCCAATATGCACCGCTGAATTGGAGTCGTTGCGAGGCGTTGCGACCGCATTGGCCAACCCGCCGGTGGTACCCGTTCCGGAGCGTCTCTGGGGAGAAATCGAGCGTAAGTTGGATCATGCGGCCGAGAAGTCACCTGCTCGCTCGATTCCGTTTGCGACCTCACGACGATTCGCCATCGCCGCCAGCGTTTTTCTGGCGCTGGGACTTGGTGCCGTTTGGATCCTTTGGACCGGGGAGGTAGCTTCGACGGCCAAGGCTTCAACGCTCGATTTTGGCGCCCTGCTCGATTCGATCTCCGTTGATCCAACAGCCGCCTTTGATAAGTTCTTGGATCAATACCAGGCACGGCACGTATCGAGCGCTGAGGCAAAGCGGACGGCATCGCAGCTGAATTTCGAGATTCCCGAAATGCTGCCGGGCGGTTTTCGGCTGGAGAAAGCGTATACCCTTCGCTTTGGCGATGAACCGGGGGCCGCAGCACGCTATACGAAAAACGGAGAATTCCTTGGGGCCATCTTTCATCGTCCGGTGCAACGCGAACATTTTGGCACGCACAAAGACTATGGTTGCGTCATCGGCCAGCACCGTGGTCACGCGGTTGCCGTTGGAGATTGGAAGCTCGTGCATTTGACCGACGCCACGACTTGCCATTGTGTCCTGAGCAAACTGGATGAAAAAAGCGAACTGCCTTTGGTGTTATCGAAGATCGCGCCAGACTCTTTGTCACAGCCATTATCAGAAGAGCACCCACACGATCACGAGCCGTAA
- a CDS encoding sigma-70 family RNA polymerase sigma factor, with product MTEADLIAQCRKGDREAQRILYTLTCDRIYRLLLRMTRRAETATDLAQDVYLRAFTRIAQFKGDSSIETWLYRIAVNEALQFLRRKEPLRLSSDSVQELASNDHEIDRTITSIDLEYALNRLDPADQAILLLRYQEGLDYHAIAEALDCAGGTVASRLNRARDRLRQILGNGYCAQEERSDAEHPTCKDGSVRAVQEESRVSSRSESE from the coding sequence GTGACGGAAGCCGATTTGATAGCCCAATGCCGCAAGGGCGACCGGGAGGCCCAGCGTATCCTGTACACGCTGACCTGCGATCGGATTTATCGTCTCCTGCTCCGCATGACGCGACGCGCCGAAACGGCCACGGACCTGGCGCAGGATGTATACCTGCGAGCCTTCACACGGATTGCCCAGTTTAAGGGAGATTCTTCGATTGAGACGTGGCTCTACCGCATTGCGGTAAACGAGGCGCTGCAGTTTCTGCGGCGGAAAGAGCCATTGCGGCTTTCCTCGGACTCGGTGCAGGAACTAGCCTCTAACGACCACGAAATCGATCGAACGATCACATCAATTGACCTTGAGTATGCCTTGAACCGCCTCGACCCGGCGGACCAGGCGATTCTGCTGCTCCGCTATCAAGAAGGGTTGGATTATCACGCCATTGCCGAAGCGCTCGATTGCGCAGGCGGCACGGTTGCATCACGCTTGAACCGCGCTCGCGACCGGCTGCGGCAGATTCTTGGGAATGGTTATTGCGCACAGGAAGAAAGGTCGGATGCCGAGCATCCAACTTGTAAGGATGGTTCTGTTCGGGCCGTGCAGGAGGAGTCGAGGGTCTCCTCACGGTCAGAATCGGAGTGA
- a CDS encoding efflux RND transporter periplasmic adaptor subunit, with translation MKRIKISRLIMLVPGIIAAPLLLYAHEGHGGKEIGPYDLDAPRQVSPETAAHIGLKTAEIDFGPVEDTLPLSGVVRAVPDRHWIISTVTAGKVLAVHVQVGSVVRRGDLLVEIDSPELARLMLDVVRGEGRVQQLRVEAQNADETATLAEEELRRVASSGEGVIPINEVSERRVVALRARGEAKLKAVDLDVTTKEVAVLRQQSLRWSRDSVGAQADSGATERSDGQPINLLRLVAPADGVVVERSARPGQWATAGGPLLAVADHSVMQIEGELPESLISRVVNRSSDMVRVRTPADPSYLGTGKIKFISPSLDQVKRTAHVFVETPNEKGVLRDGMFVDLAIVLREAKTAVVVPTSAVVQSGPMHFVFLKSGDAYKKQDITPGLSNDQVVEVLGGLAPGDIVVTQGAYSLTQLRPKTGAAVAASPPKPELPNKHG, from the coding sequence ATGAAACGGATCAAGATCTCCCGCCTTATCATGTTGGTACCCGGCATTATCGCGGCACCGTTGCTGCTCTATGCGCATGAAGGTCACGGCGGCAAGGAAATCGGGCCGTACGACTTGGATGCTCCGCGCCAAGTCTCTCCCGAGACAGCGGCACACATCGGGCTGAAAACCGCCGAGATTGATTTCGGTCCTGTGGAGGACACCTTGCCGCTTTCAGGGGTCGTCCGTGCGGTACCGGACCGGCACTGGATCATCTCAACTGTAACGGCCGGTAAGGTGCTCGCAGTGCATGTCCAGGTGGGGAGCGTGGTGCGCCGGGGCGATCTTCTGGTCGAAATAGACTCGCCGGAGCTGGCCAGACTGATGCTCGATGTCGTTCGCGGCGAGGGGCGAGTCCAACAGCTTCGCGTCGAAGCCCAAAACGCCGACGAGACCGCCACCCTGGCCGAAGAGGAATTGCGTCGCGTCGCGTCGTCCGGCGAAGGCGTGATACCGATCAATGAGGTCTCCGAGCGGCGCGTGGTCGCGCTTCGAGCAAGAGGCGAGGCCAAGCTTAAAGCCGTTGATTTAGATGTGACCACTAAGGAAGTCGCGGTCCTCAGGCAGCAGTCCCTACGATGGTCTCGTGACAGTGTTGGTGCACAGGCGGATTCCGGAGCAACGGAGCGGTCCGACGGCCAACCGATCAATCTGCTGCGCCTTGTCGCACCGGCAGACGGCGTTGTCGTGGAGCGTTCGGCGCGGCCCGGTCAATGGGCGACTGCTGGCGGGCCTCTGCTCGCGGTTGCGGACCACTCGGTCATGCAGATCGAGGGCGAGTTGCCGGAATCGCTGATCTCCAGGGTTGTCAACCGGTCCTCCGACATGGTGCGCGTCCGGACGCCGGCGGATCCGAGCTACCTGGGGACAGGAAAGATCAAGTTCATCTCCCCCTCCCTTGATCAAGTGAAGCGAACGGCGCACGTGTTTGTTGAAACACCGAACGAAAAAGGTGTCCTTCGCGATGGCATGTTCGTGGACCTCGCCATCGTACTTCGCGAGGCAAAGACCGCAGTAGTCGTGCCGACGTCCGCCGTGGTTCAGAGCGGCCCAATGCACTTCGTCTTCTTGAAGAGCGGAGATGCTTACAAGAAACAGGACATCACACCTGGACTCTCAAACGATCAGGTCGTGGAAGTGCTTGGCGGGCTCGCGCCTGGCGACATCGTCGTTACCCAGGGTGCGTATTCCCTGACACAGTTAAGACCCAAGACCGGCGCGGCCGTTGCGGCATCGCCGCCAAAGCCAGAATTGCCCAACAAGCATGGATAG
- a CDS encoding heavy metal translocating P-type ATPase yields the protein MHCESCVAKITAALQRVAGVVSASVSLSPPQAQVDANRPISFSDLNDAVRTVGTYALKEPSNEARSSERTGSVKRLYPLGLIVGYLVGMVILIAVVTNDWSLHRLMNDFMGGFFLVFSFFKLLDLDGFAGAYRSYDLITQRVPAWGFIYPFVELILGVAYIAEWKPLFVNSATLILMISGAVSVLKALLKKQAIQCACLGTVLNLPMTTVTLIEDLGMAFMAGAMLFTL from the coding sequence ATGCACTGTGAAAGCTGCGTTGCGAAGATTACGGCGGCGCTACAACGAGTCGCCGGCGTGGTTTCGGCGAGCGTGTCACTATCGCCGCCACAAGCCCAAGTGGACGCAAACCGGCCGATTTCTTTCTCAGACCTCAATGATGCCGTTCGGACAGTCGGCACATATGCGCTGAAGGAGCCGAGCAACGAAGCTCGTTCATCGGAACGCACTGGTTCAGTTAAACGTCTTTATCCGCTTGGCTTGATTGTGGGCTATCTGGTGGGAATGGTAATTCTCATTGCGGTAGTCACGAATGACTGGTCTCTTCATCGGCTCATGAATGATTTCATGGGCGGATTTTTTCTCGTGTTCTCGTTCTTCAAACTGTTGGATTTGGACGGTTTTGCCGGTGCCTACCGTTCATACGACCTGATCACACAACGTGTGCCGGCATGGGGGTTTATCTACCCTTTTGTGGAGTTAATCCTCGGCGTCGCTTACATCGCAGAATGGAAGCCGCTCTTTGTCAACTCCGCGACACTTATATTGATGATTTCCGGAGCAGTCAGCGTATTGAAGGCGTTGCTGAAAAAGCAAGCCATCCAATGCGCCTGCCTTGGAACGGTGCTGAATCTCCCTATGACCACGGTCACCCTCATCGAAGACTTAGGCATGGCGTTCATGGCCGGGGCCATGCTGTTCACTCTGTAG